Genomic window (Methanomassiliicoccales archaeon):
TTCTCTGTTGATCGTCTCGACATTCTTGGGCTGTTCTCTATTCATAGGAATCTCTTTATTACAAATTAAACCACCGAGGCCTGCGAGTACCTCCGCTGTTGCCTCAAGATCATAACCTCCCTCGAGAATGAATGCAATCTTACGATCAGGAGATATATCGATCAATTTGCGACAAAGTTCGAGGTAACCAATCGTTGATAGCCTCAGCGAAGCAATTGGGTCGGCATAATGGGCATCAATTCCGATACTGACGAGCAGGCATTCAGGATCGTACTGTTCGATTACGGGCTTGATAATCCTATCAAACGCGAAAAGATAGGTTTCGTCTCCGACGCCACTTCTCAATGGAATGTTGATTGTATACCCTTCACCTGTCCCTGTGCCGACATCTTCAGCGGCACCAGTGCCAGGATAAATCCCATACTGGTGAGTTGAGATGAAAAGTACCTTGTCATCGTCAAAGAAAATATCTTCGGTACCATTTCCGTGGTGCACATCGATGTCAACGATCGCGATTCTATCGAGGGAGAGTTTTCTGGCCGCGATCGCTATATTATTGAAGTAACAGAATCCCCCACAGAAGTCCTTCCCCGCATGATGTCCAGGCGGCCTTACCAAGGCAAGAGCTGGTCGACAGGAATCGTAGGCAATCCTTGCAGCGGCAATCGCACCTCCTGCAGCAAGCAGGGCAATCTCATATGTTTCCTTACGGATATAAGTATCTGGATCGAGAAATCCTTCTTTCGCCGTTTTAATTCTTTCGATATGGTCTTTCGTATGGACAAGCAGAAGGTCTGTGTCGGAGGCTGGTTCGGGTCTGATGACATCCTTCCACACGCTTGTATCCAACATCTTCCTTACTGCAAAAACAAGTCTGTCTGGACATTCAGGATGGCCACTATATTGAAAATGATCAAGATATCTTTCGTGAAAGACGATCGTCATCTAGACAGTATAAGAGAATTATCCATTAAAAACACTCTCTTGACTGCGTGTGGTTAGATTGCCTCAAGAACAAATAAACGGGTAAAGAGCATCCTTGAACTTTCTCGAATCCATTACACCGCATCATTGTGTGAATCACTAGCAAGCGTTAAATACTCGGCCTGAGATAAAGGTTGACTGTGTTTAGAATGACCACGCGCTTTGATATTTCGGTGATTTCTCGTATTAGCGCAGTGGTGATCATAATTAGTTAGAGGCATCCTCGTTGAAGGATGTCCTCACCCATTGTTGGAGTATGGAGGGTAGCTTTTGAGAGGATCAAAGGCAGTTTTAGAATTACTTGAACGACACGGCGTCGAGGTCATGTTTGGATTACCGGGAGGCACCACAATTCCCCTGTACGATGACCTCCTGGATTCAAAAATACGTCACGTGCTAGTCCGTCACGAGCAATGCGCGGCACATATGGCCGACGGATACGCAAGAGCAACAGGAAGACCTGGCGTATGCACCTCAACTTCGGGACCGGGCGTGACGAATCTCATGACAGGCGTAGCCACAGCGTTTGTCGATTCCTCCCCG
Coding sequences:
- a CDS encoding histone deacetylase; the protein is MTIVFHERYLDHFQYSGHPECPDRLVFAVRKMLDTSVWKDVIRPEPASDTDLLLVHTKDHIERIKTAKEGFLDPDTYIRKETYEIALLAAGGAIAAARIAYDSCRPALALVRPPGHHAGKDFCGGFCYFNNIAIAARKLSLDRIAIVDIDVHHGNGTEDIFFDDDKVLFISTHQYGIYPGTGAAEDVGTGTGEGYTINIPLRSGVGDETYLFAFDRIIKPVIEQYDPECLLVSIGIDAHYADPIASLRLSTIGYLELCRKLIDISPDRKIAFILEGGYDLEATAEVLAGLGGLICNKEIPMNREQPKNVETINRESVERVINIQRKYWDL